The following are encoded in a window of Butyrivibrio sp. AE3004 genomic DNA:
- a CDS encoding sulfite exporter TauE/SafE family protein, whose translation MIFWIIATICAFYIKGLCGFANTLVFTSILSFGAANINISPVELVLGYPTNLIISWKERKSIDWKICLPLAVMVIIGSLGGVIFLKNVDITVVKIIFGVLVILVGLEMFFREKAAKKEKQSKILLTVIGVLSGFLCGLYGVGALLGAYIGRTTDNAKAFKANICIVFIIENSFRIILYSIYGIITVAALKKALFLVPFMLMGLGAGMASSKKIDDSIIKKIVIVMLIISGTALILTNIL comes from the coding sequence ATGATTTTTTGGATTATAGCAACTATATGCGCTTTTTACATAAAAGGATTATGTGGATTCGCCAATACGTTGGTATTTACTTCAATACTGAGTTTTGGAGCAGCAAACATTAACATATCGCCTGTTGAGCTGGTGCTTGGATATCCCACCAATTTAATAATAAGTTGGAAAGAGAGAAAATCCATAGATTGGAAAATATGTCTTCCGTTGGCCGTTATGGTGATTATTGGTAGCCTGGGAGGAGTAATTTTTCTCAAAAACGTAGATATTACCGTTGTTAAAATAATATTTGGGGTGTTGGTAATACTTGTTGGATTGGAAATGTTTTTTCGTGAAAAAGCTGCAAAAAAGGAAAAACAATCAAAAATCCTGCTAACGGTAATAGGGGTACTGTCAGGATTTCTATGCGGATTGTATGGAGTAGGGGCTCTGCTTGGAGCGTATATAGGTAGAACTACGGACAACGCAAAGGCTTTCAAAGCCAATATATGCATAGTATTTATAATTGAAAATTCTTTTAGAATTATCTTATACAGTATATATGGAATAATAACTGTGGCAGCACTTAAAAAAGCTCTGTTTCTCGTGCCCTTTATGCTCATGGGGCTTGGAGCAGGGATGGCCAGCAGTAAGAAGATAGATGATAGTATTATAAAAAAGATTGTAATTGTGATGTTGATAATTTCAGGAACTGCGCTGATTTTGACGAACATACTTTAA
- a CDS encoding FHA domain-containing serine/threonine-protein kinase codes for MDETRIQEPPFALPYETIIHGRYLVQNVIGFGGFGITYRGMDLKENRSVAIKEYYPNGGVTRVPGTVAVDVRGPHDFYKNGMDKFLQEARIIYHYRNPYILTIFSLFEENYTAYYVMEYLTGSDLKHVLLQHGGRLSWQGLKNIILPIMDALAVIHQDGVVHRDISPDNIFVCADGSPKLIDFGTARFFSNNSELTVIIKKGYAPPEQYSSKAGQGPWTDVYAMGSTIYICLTGVMPPESLDRVRNDTLIPPENMGSDAPMNVNRAIMKAMSLSEYQRFGTMYEFRNALESVGDAGFTSSANFFSGFADRFLGRSISFKNGAKRIVCASGIYVGQIINIDSDLVFGRDPSCNLLFPKSSAGVSRIHCQIMVTNGGADCMLLDCGSTYGTFLNGVRLMAGVPEKLENGSIFSFGQDNSFRFEDR; via the coding sequence ATGGACGAAACCAGAATCCAGGAACCTCCTTTTGCTCTGCCTTATGAGACTATAATCCACGGAAGATATCTTGTACAGAATGTTATAGGTTTCGGCGGCTTTGGCATAACTTACAGGGGAATGGACTTAAAGGAAAACCGAAGTGTTGCCATAAAGGAGTATTATCCCAATGGGGGTGTTACCAGAGTACCGGGAACAGTCGCTGTAGATGTGCGTGGGCCGCACGATTTCTATAAAAACGGTATGGATAAATTCCTTCAGGAAGCAAGGATTATTTATCATTACAGGAATCCATATATACTGACAATTTTCAGCCTGTTCGAGGAAAACTATACCGCATACTATGTGATGGAATATCTGACGGGAAGTGATTTGAAGCATGTGCTTTTGCAGCATGGAGGAAGGCTTTCCTGGCAGGGACTCAAAAACATCATTTTGCCTATCATGGATGCTCTGGCTGTTATACATCAGGACGGAGTTGTTCATAGAGATATCAGCCCTGACAATATCTTCGTGTGTGCAGATGGCAGTCCCAAGCTCATAGATTTCGGAACAGCCAGGTTCTTTTCGAACAATAGTGAACTCACAGTAATAATTAAAAAGGGATACGCACCTCCCGAACAGTATTCCTCCAAGGCAGGTCAGGGACCGTGGACGGACGTATATGCAATGGGGTCTACAATTTACATATGTCTTACCGGAGTAATGCCTCCAGAATCTTTGGATCGTGTAAGAAATGATACATTGATACCTCCTGAAAACATGGGATCTGATGCACCCATGAATGTGAACAGAGCTATTATGAAGGCTATGTCTCTATCTGAGTATCAGAGATTCGGGACGATGTATGAATTCAGAAATGCGTTGGAATCAGTGGGTGACGCTGGTTTCACATCCTCGGCGAATTTCTTTTCGGGATTTGCAGACAGATTTTTAGGAAGATCCATATCGTTTAAGAACGGAGCCAAAAGAATTGTCTGTGCATCGGGGATTTATGTTGGGCAGATAATCAATATAGATTCGGATTTGGTATTTGGACGTGATCCGAGCTGTAATCTTCTTTTTCCCAAGAGCTCAGCAGGAGTGAGCAGAATACACTGCCAGATAATGGTAACTAATGGTGGAGCAGATTGCATGCTGTTGGACTGCGGATCAACTTATGGAACTTTTTTAAACGGAGTGAGGCTTATGGCAGGTGTGCCAGAAAAGCTTGAAAACGGAAGTATTTTCAGCTTCGGACAGGATAACAGTTTCCGGTTTGAAGACAGATGA
- a CDS encoding FHA domain-containing protein → MEIQGLSGFHQGRKIPVNGTVVIGRNQQSCTIVYPDNTKGISRVHCKVDQTPQGCMVTDLGSSYGTFVNGRKLMPNVPTPVREGDTFYLGNQSNLFSIVGEAGTGSTAGGKNAKKGKNKTLIAIIAAIAAVLLIGIIAAIVISNKDAYPTLVGTTWKVAEYPGVRMSFAENGDLIITHQGEFEINGAFTYSAVGKHMVSVKYTAPIEDSTISANVSASLFTMIGGGLSSIESVKNAYQAGYVWKYDYYKKTDSMKISDVNGYRLFTLEH, encoded by the coding sequence ATGGAAATACAAGGATTATCTGGTTTTCATCAGGGTAGGAAAATTCCGGTCAATGGGACTGTAGTGATTGGCAGAAATCAACAGTCATGTACGATTGTCTATCCGGATAATACAAAGGGAATTAGTAGGGTACATTGTAAGGTTGACCAAACACCGCAAGGATGCATGGTGACGGACTTGGGGTCATCGTATGGAACCTTTGTAAATGGTAGAAAACTGATGCCGAATGTACCGACTCCTGTTAGGGAAGGTGATACCTTCTATCTGGGTAATCAGAGTAACTTATTCTCTATTGTAGGTGAAGCTGGGACAGGTTCTACAGCTGGAGGGAAAAACGCAAAAAAAGGTAAGAATAAGACTCTTATTGCTATTATAGCGGCTATTGCTGCAGTCCTTTTAATAGGTATTATCGCTGCTATAGTTATTAGTAATAAAGACGCATATCCGACACTTGTAGGAACTACTTGGAAGGTTGCAGAGTATCCAGGTGTTCGAATGTCATTCGCGGAGAATGGAGATCTTATCATTACCCATCAGGGTGAATTTGAGATAAACGGAGCTTTTACTTACAGCGCTGTTGGGAAACATATGGTAAGTGTGAAATATACAGCACCTATTGAAGATTCGACGATTTCTGCAAATGTAAGTGCATCATTGTTTACTATGATAGGTGGAGGGTTGTCTTCAATAGAGAGTGTAAAGAATGCATATCAGGCAGGTTATGTCTGGAAATATGATTATTATAAGAAAACTGATTCTATGAAGATATCGGATGTCAACGGATACAGACTCTTTACCTTGGAACATTAA
- a CDS encoding YitT family protein — MKKFELIKEIMILTLATTIIGAAVFFFLMPSHASVSSISGLAIVLKNFIPLPVSMITMILNVFLLIIGFITCGAEFGYKTVYTSILLPVVIGTFEKIFPDFVSFTGDATLDVLCYIFFVSIGIAILFNRNASSGGLDIVAKILNKYLRIDLGKAMSAAGLCVAVSSILVYDTKTLILSILGTYFNGMILDHFIFDQKLKRRVCIVSPFEKEIRDYILNELHSGASIYKVIGAYRMQEHNEIITIVDKSEFQKLMAFIDKVDPQAFITVYKVSDMQYRSKSMPERIFND; from the coding sequence ATGAAAAAATTCGAACTGATAAAGGAAATAATGATTCTTACACTAGCTACAACAATAATAGGAGCCGCAGTTTTCTTTTTTCTCATGCCAAGCCATGCATCGGTAAGCAGTATTTCCGGACTGGCAATTGTATTGAAGAACTTTATACCATTGCCGGTATCGATGATAACAATGATATTGAATGTATTTCTGCTGATAATCGGCTTCATCACCTGTGGAGCAGAGTTTGGATATAAGACAGTGTATACATCGATTTTACTGCCAGTGGTGATTGGAACCTTTGAAAAAATCTTTCCTGATTTTGTATCTTTTACAGGTGATGCGACTCTTGACGTACTCTGTTATATATTTTTTGTAAGCATCGGAATAGCCATTCTATTTAACAGAAATGCTTCCTCAGGTGGGTTGGATATAGTAGCAAAAATCCTTAACAAGTATCTGAGGATTGACCTTGGAAAAGCTATGTCAGCTGCCGGGCTATGCGTTGCAGTATCTTCTATCCTTGTATACGATACGAAGACATTGATACTGAGCATTTTGGGAACATATTTCAATGGTATGATTCTGGATCACTTCATTTTTGATCAGAAGCTTAAACGAAGAGTCTGCATTGTTTCCCCGTTTGAAAAGGAAATCCGTGATTATATACTTAATGAGCTTCACAGTGGGGCAAGTATATATAAAGTTATCGGTGCATATCGCATGCAGGAACACAACGAAATTATTACTATAGTAGATAAAAGCGAATTTCAAAAACTCATGGCTTTTATAGATAAAGTGGATCCGCAGGCCTTTATAACTGTATATAAGGTCAGTGATATGCAGTATCGCTCAAAATCCATGCCGGAAAGAATTTTTAATGATTAA
- a CDS encoding prolyl oligopeptidase family serine peptidase: MSLPADWDKPSHENSILCDRFQYGMFDYSGKLPYRIFVPESKEKVPLVVFLHGADAYGDDNELQLSMHDIGTVFATDSWQKKYPCYVLAPQCEKSRHWAGLLDVNRVCALVKKLMMKCDNIDSERIYIYGYSAGGVGCLEILKYHSEMFAGAVSICGATGWRDLNNLLKTPIWLIHAADDLIVKASYREKSSVSTHLGSRDIYAELKDKHPDLHYTEYKAGVLKEKYGINPHCSWVLAGRDEQVKEWLFSRNI, translated from the coding sequence ATGAGTTTACCGGCAGACTGGGACAAACCATCTCATGAAAACAGCATATTATGCGATAGGTTTCAGTATGGTATGTTTGACTATTCGGGCAAACTGCCATACCGGATCTTTGTGCCAGAATCCAAGGAAAAAGTGCCGCTTGTAGTTTTCCTTCATGGTGCTGATGCCTATGGTGATGACAACGAGCTTCAGCTCTCCATGCATGATATCGGGACTGTATTTGCCACAGATTCCTGGCAGAAGAAGTACCCTTGTTATGTACTGGCTCCCCAGTGCGAAAAGAGCAGGCACTGGGCGGGACTTCTTGATGTGAATCGTGTATGCGCTTTGGTGAAGAAACTTATGATGAAGTGTGACAACATAGATTCTGAGAGGATTTACATTTATGGCTACAGTGCGGGAGGAGTTGGATGTCTTGAAATCTTAAAGTACCATTCTGAAATGTTTGCCGGTGCTGTTTCCATATGCGGAGCAACAGGATGGAGAGACTTGAACAACCTTCTAAAAACACCCATATGGCTTATCCATGCAGCAGATGACCTTATAGTAAAAGCGTCATATAGAGAAAAGAGCTCAGTAAGCACACATTTGGGCTCACGGGATATTTACGCAGAGTTAAAAGACAAACACCCGGATCTCCACTACACAGAATATAAAGCTGGTGTACTTAAAGAAAAGTATGGAATAAATCCTCACTGCAGCTGGGTTCTTGCAGGAAGAGATGAGCAGGTGAAAGAGTGGCTGTTTTCAAGGAATATATGA
- a CDS encoding FHA domain-containing protein, whose product MEMKKCPNGHYYDASIHASCPYCSGANNSGATLPLDSFGGGDGSSETMPLTGAISDGGTDKTMALQQAMNNSDSDDGRTVALIKEEKGIDPVVGWLVCTDGKEKGRDYRVHADNNFIGRSDRMDICIRGDETISRENHAILSYDTVENKFFFSPGDGRAIVRVNGKAVFQTVELAPYDELIIGKTAVRFMPFCSKDFVW is encoded by the coding sequence ATGGAAATGAAAAAGTGTCCCAACGGACATTATTACGACGCGTCTATACATGCATCATGTCCTTATTGTTCAGGAGCAAATAATTCCGGAGCAACCTTACCTCTCGATAGCTTTGGTGGTGGAGATGGTAGTTCAGAGACTATGCCACTTACAGGCGCTATTTCTGATGGCGGTACGGACAAAACTATGGCGTTGCAGCAGGCGATGAATAACTCTGATTCCGATGATGGAAGAACTGTTGCTCTGATTAAAGAAGAAAAGGGGATTGATCCTGTTGTTGGCTGGCTTGTATGCACTGATGGTAAAGAAAAGGGCAGAGACTACCGTGTTCATGCTGACAATAACTTTATAGGCAGAAGTGACAGAATGGACATCTGTATCCGTGGAGATGAAACAATATCGAGGGAGAATCATGCTATTCTCAGTTATGATACTGTGGAGAACAAATTCTTTTTCTCACCCGGAGACGGTAGGGCGATTGTAAGAGTAAACGGAAAAGCAGTTTTCCAGACAGTTGAGCTCGCACCTTATGATGAACTCATAATTGGAAAAACCGCAGTTAGATTTATGCCATTCTGTTCAAAGGATTTCGTATGGTGA
- a CDS encoding PP2C family protein-serine/threonine phosphatase — protein MVKTDNYSTIQLTHKTNREENGELERKKSDSSEEAENKENTENSEETESNGEDISSKETDYRDASEEQQSEFQNEVNTLKDIIQDKEQTKQLEDGQKLQTEIVAGTGSSEITNGGNRNLFPIVGAIIALILLFLGIILVVINKRKIGNSEVDYSYGKTEYPENDPDRASVKINKVPRNSPAIITTVHGVGNRSAQQDSFGISDVEDLENITKKGILAIVADGMGGLEDGDKMSQLVVVKMLQGFDQSTGDENPADLLLSLLDSANDAVNRELGSERQGQCGSTLVSALVKKDKLYFISVGDSHIYLYRTGTLKQLNRDHNYAAELDEMVRNGEMSLEEAMTNPKRAALTSYIGMGDLDLVDQNSNPILLKKHDRILLMSDGVYGTLGDENICHAMDVPLKKSGQMINEMIRAENKQNQDNYTCILMEIT, from the coding sequence ATGGTGAAAACGGATAACTACAGTACAATACAATTGACTCACAAGACAAACCGTGAAGAAAACGGTGAACTTGAAAGAAAGAAGAGCGATTCTTCGGAAGAGGCAGAAAATAAGGAAAATACAGAAAACTCAGAAGAAACGGAATCAAACGGTGAGGATATATCTAGTAAGGAAACAGATTACAGAGATGCTTCAGAGGAACAACAATCCGAATTTCAGAATGAGGTCAATACTTTAAAGGATATAATACAGGATAAGGAACAGACTAAGCAATTGGAAGATGGACAGAAGCTACAGACTGAGATTGTTGCGGGAACAGGATCATCTGAGATAACAAATGGCGGAAATAGGAATCTGTTCCCTATTGTTGGTGCAATCATAGCACTGATTCTGCTGTTTTTGGGAATAATTCTGGTTGTAATCAATAAGAGAAAGATAGGTAATAGCGAAGTGGATTATTCTTATGGGAAAACAGAATATCCAGAAAATGATCCTGACAGAGCATCTGTGAAGATAAATAAGGTGCCAAGAAATTCACCTGCAATCATAACTACCGTACATGGAGTCGGAAACCGTTCTGCGCAGCAGGATTCCTTTGGAATATCCGATGTGGAGGATTTGGAGAACATCACAAAGAAGGGAATACTTGCCATTGTGGCCGATGGGATGGGAGGTCTTGAGGATGGTGACAAGATGAGTCAGCTTGTCGTTGTCAAGATGTTGCAGGGATTTGATCAATCAACAGGAGATGAGAACCCGGCAGATCTTCTTTTGTCTCTTCTTGACAGTGCTAATGACGCCGTAAATCGTGAACTTGGTTCAGAGAGGCAGGGACAATGCGGAAGTACGCTTGTATCTGCGCTTGTGAAAAAGGATAAACTATACTTCATATCGGTTGGAGATAGCCACATCTATCTATACAGAACAGGAACTCTTAAACAGCTCAATCGCGATCACAATTATGCGGCTGAGCTTGATGAGATGGTCAGAAATGGTGAGATGTCCTTAGAGGAAGCTATGACCAATCCCAAGCGTGCGGCACTTACAAGCTATATAGGTATGGGTGACTTAGATCTGGTCGATCAGAATTCAAATCCAATTTTACTTAAGAAGCATGACAGAATCCTTCTTATGAGTGACGGTGTATACGGAACACTCGGGGATGAGAATATCTGTCATGCCATGGATGTCCCGCTTAAGAAGAGTGGTCAAATGATAAATGAAATGATCCGAGCAGAGAATAAACAAAATCAGGATAATTATACCTGTATCTTAATGGAGATAACTTGA